A genomic window from Pantoea alhagi includes:
- the pcnB gene encoding polynucleotide adenylyltransferase PcnB codes for MFTRVANFCRKVLSREETALAEVEEDELQMTVIPRESHNISRKDISENALKVLYRLNKAGYEAYLVGGGVRDLLLGKAPKDFDVTTNATPEQMRKLFRNCRLVGRRFRLAHVMFGPEVIEVATFRGHHQAEEDSNAQRGQNGMLLRDNIFGTIEDDAQRRDLTINSLYYSVADFSVRDYVGGLQDLQQGIIRLIGDPETRYREDPVRMLRVVRFAARLDMTIAETTAEPIPRLATLLNDIPPARLFEEALKLLQAGYGYKTYLLLREYQLFQPLFPILSRGFTEHSDSQMEQMLAQVLKNTDTRIHNQMRVNPAFLFAAMFWYPQLENAQRIAQESGLAYYDAFALAMNDVLDEACRSLAIPKRITTLVRDIWQLQLRMSRRHGKRAIKLMEHPKFRAAYDLLALRAEVENNAELQRLANWWGEFQAAAPPQQNHMLKNLGDEPVARRRQRRPRKRPAAPRRDNSSNA; via the coding sequence ATTTTTACCCGAGTAGCTAATTTTTGCCGTAAAGTTCTGAGTCGTGAAGAGACGGCACTGGCAGAGGTTGAGGAAGACGAACTGCAGATGACCGTCATCCCTCGAGAAAGTCACAACATCTCGCGCAAAGACATTAGCGAAAACGCCCTGAAAGTCCTTTATCGCCTGAATAAAGCGGGCTATGAGGCCTATCTGGTGGGCGGTGGTGTCCGTGACCTGCTGCTGGGTAAAGCGCCGAAAGATTTTGATGTGACCACCAACGCCACGCCGGAGCAGATGCGTAAGCTGTTCCGCAACTGCCGTCTGGTTGGTCGTCGCTTCCGTCTTGCACATGTGATGTTCGGCCCTGAAGTGATCGAAGTGGCTACATTCCGCGGTCATCATCAGGCTGAAGAAGACAGCAACGCACAGCGCGGCCAAAACGGTATGCTGCTGCGCGACAATATTTTCGGCACCATTGAAGATGACGCCCAGCGTCGCGACTTAACCATCAACAGCCTTTACTACAGCGTGGCTGACTTTAGCGTGCGTGATTACGTCGGCGGCCTGCAGGATTTACAGCAGGGCATTATCCGCCTGATTGGCGATCCTGAGACGCGCTATCGTGAAGATCCGGTCAGGATGCTGCGCGTAGTGCGCTTTGCCGCCAGGCTGGATATGACCATCGCGGAAACCACCGCAGAGCCGATACCGCGTCTTGCCACGCTGCTGAACGATATTCCTCCGGCGCGTTTGTTTGAAGAAGCGCTGAAGCTGCTGCAGGCGGGTTACGGTTACAAAACCTATCTGCTGCTGCGCGAATATCAGCTGTTCCAGCCGCTGTTCCCGATCCTGAGCCGTGGCTTTACCGAACACAGCGACAGCCAGATGGAGCAGATGCTGGCACAGGTATTGAAAAATACCGATACCCGTATTCATAACCAGATGCGCGTTAATCCCGCCTTCCTGTTTGCCGCGATGTTCTGGTATCCGCAGCTGGAAAATGCGCAGCGTATCGCGCAGGAAAGCGGCCTCGCCTATTATGATGCGTTTGCGCTGGCAATGAATGATGTGCTGGATGAAGCGTGCCGCTCGCTGGCGATCCCGAAACGCATTACCACGCTGGTGCGTGATATCTGGCAGCTACAGCTGCGGATGTCTCGTCGCCACGGCAAGCGTGCGATTAAGCTGATGGAGCATCCTAAGTTCCGTGCCGCTTACGATTTGCTGGCGCTGCGCGCTGAAGTGGAAAACAACGCTGAACTGCAGCGTCTGGCGAACTGGTGGGGTGAATTCCAGGCCGCCGCGCCGCCGCAGCAGAATCATATGCTGAAAAACCTCGGCGATGAGCCGGTCGCGCGTCGCCGTCAGCGTCGTCCTCGCAAGCGCCCTGCCGCCCCGCGCCGCGATAACAGCAGCAACGCATGA
- the folK gene encoding 2-amino-4-hydroxy-6-hydroxymethyldihydropteridine diphosphokinase — protein MTRVYLALGSNLADPLHQVRNALDALDAIPQTQRVAVSSFYRTPPYGPPDQPDYLNAAVALDTALSPETLLDHTQRIELEQGRERKAERWGPRTLDLDILLFGDRVLHTPRLTVPHYDMHNRAFMLVPLLEIAPQAQLPDGRPLAAVAAGLDCSAILPW, from the coding sequence ATGACCCGCGTCTATCTCGCCTTAGGCAGTAATCTGGCCGATCCGCTGCATCAGGTGCGTAACGCACTTGATGCGCTGGATGCCATTCCGCAAACGCAGCGGGTAGCGGTCTCCTCTTTTTATCGCACCCCGCCCTACGGACCGCCCGATCAGCCGGACTATCTTAACGCTGCCGTGGCGCTTGATACGGCGCTGTCGCCGGAGACGCTGCTCGACCATACGCAGCGCATTGAGCTGGAACAAGGGCGGGAACGTAAAGCGGAACGCTGGGGTCCGCGCACGCTGGATCTCGATATTTTGCTGTTCGGCGATCGGGTGCTGCATACGCCGCGCCTGACGGTGCCGCATTATGATATGCATAATCGCGCTTTTATGCTGGTGCCGCTGCTGGAAATCGCGCCGCAGGCCCAACTGCCTGATGGCCGCCCGCTTGCTGCTGTCGCCGCCGGGCTTGACTGCAGCGCCATCCTGCCCTGGTAA
- the panB gene encoding 3-methyl-2-oxobutanoate hydroxymethyltransferase, with product MKPTTISHLRQLKEAGKKFASITAYDFSFARLFADEGMKVMLVGDSLGMTVMGYESTLPVTVEDIAWHTAAVRRGAPHCLLLADLPFMSYATPQQACENAGQLMRAGANMVKLEGGAWLTETVRMLTDRAVPVCGHLGLTPQSVNIFGGYKVQGRDSEAADRLLADAQALEAAGAQLMVLECVPVALAQRVTEALTIPVIGIGAGNVTDGQILVMHDAFGITGGHIPKFAKNFLAETGDIRAAVRQYIQEVEEASYPAAEHSFQ from the coding sequence ATGAAACCTACCACCATTTCGCACCTGCGCCAGTTAAAAGAGGCAGGCAAAAAATTCGCCTCCATTACCGCCTATGACTTCAGCTTTGCCCGACTCTTTGCCGATGAAGGCATGAAGGTGATGCTGGTCGGCGACTCGCTGGGGATGACGGTCATGGGGTATGAGTCTACCCTGCCGGTTACCGTTGAAGATATCGCCTGGCATACGGCTGCGGTACGCCGTGGCGCGCCGCACTGCCTGCTGCTCGCCGATCTGCCGTTTATGAGTTACGCCACGCCGCAGCAGGCCTGCGAAAATGCGGGCCAGCTGATGCGCGCCGGTGCCAATATGGTGAAGCTGGAAGGCGGCGCCTGGTTGACGGAAACCGTGCGTATGCTAACGGATCGCGCCGTACCGGTATGTGGTCATTTGGGCTTAACGCCGCAGTCGGTTAATATCTTTGGCGGTTATAAAGTGCAGGGCCGCGACAGCGAAGCTGCGGATCGGTTGCTTGCCGACGCGCAGGCGCTGGAGGCCGCAGGCGCCCAGCTGATGGTGCTGGAATGCGTTCCGGTGGCGCTGGCGCAGCGCGTCACCGAGGCGCTAACCATTCCGGTGATCGGCATCGGGGCGGGTAACGTCACCGACGGGCAGATCCTTGTAATGCATGACGCCTTTGGTATTACCGGCGGTCATATTCCCAAATTTGCTAAAAATTTCCTTGCCGAAACCGGTGATATTCGCGCTGCCGTGCGCCAGTATATTCAGGAAGTGGAAGAGGCAAGCTATCCCGCCGCTGAGCACAGTTTCCAGTGA
- the panC gene encoding pantoate--beta-alanine ligase has translation MLIIETLPMLRREIRRWRQEGKRIALVPTMGNLHEGHMTLVDEARERADIVVVSIFVNPMQFDRAEDLARYPRTLQEDCEKLNRARVDLVFAPAPADVYPKGLDTQTFVEVPGLSSLLEGASRPGHFRGVSTIVSKLFNLVQPDLACFGEKDYQQLALIRKMVADMGYDIDIIGVPTVRAKDGLALSSRNGYLTTEERKLAPALSQVMKTMASKLANGERHVEEIIESAEAELRDKGLTPDGLAICDAETLLPLNVESKRAVILMAAWLGKARLIDNQTVDLTQ, from the coding sequence GTGTTGATTATCGAAACGTTGCCGATGCTACGCCGTGAAATCAGGCGCTGGCGTCAGGAAGGCAAACGCATTGCGCTGGTGCCGACCATGGGCAACCTGCATGAAGGCCATATGACGCTGGTGGATGAAGCCCGCGAGCGCGCCGACATTGTGGTGGTAAGTATTTTTGTTAACCCAATGCAGTTTGATCGCGCTGAAGATCTGGCACGCTATCCACGCACGCTGCAGGAAGATTGTGAAAAGCTGAACCGGGCCCGGGTTGATCTGGTGTTTGCTCCGGCTCCTGCCGATGTTTACCCCAAAGGGCTGGATACCCAGACCTTTGTCGAGGTGCCAGGCCTCTCCAGCCTGCTGGAAGGTGCCAGCCGCCCCGGCCATTTCCGTGGTGTTTCCACTATCGTGAGTAAGCTGTTTAATCTGGTGCAGCCGGATCTGGCCTGCTTCGGCGAAAAAGATTATCAACAGCTGGCGCTTATTCGTAAGATGGTGGCCGATATGGGCTACGACATTGATATTATCGGTGTGCCGACGGTACGTGCTAAAGATGGCCTGGCGCTCAGTTCACGCAACGGCTATCTGACCACCGAGGAGCGTAAACTGGCACCCGCGCTGAGCCAGGTAATGAAAACGATGGCGAGTAAGCTGGCCAACGGCGAGCGCCATGTCGAAGAGATTATCGAAAGCGCTGAAGCGGAGCTGCGTGATAAAGGATTAACGCCGGACGGCCTGGCGATTTGTGATGCTGAAACGCTGCTGCCACTTAATGTGGAAAGCAAGCGGGCCGTTATTTTGATGGCCGCATGGCTGGGCAAAGCCCGACTGATCGACAATCAGACGGTTGATCTGACCCAGTAG
- the panD gene encoding aspartate 1-decarboxylase, protein MVRTMLQGKLHRVKVTQADLHYEGSCAIDQDFLDASGILQYEAIDIYNVTNGQRFSTYAIAAERGSKIISVNGAAARCACEGDILIICSYVQMPDEDARQWQPKVAYFEGDNQMKRLAKAVPVQVA, encoded by the coding sequence ATGGTACGTACCATGCTGCAAGGCAAGCTGCATCGGGTGAAGGTCACTCAGGCTGACTTGCATTACGAAGGTTCCTGCGCCATTGACCAGGATTTTCTCGACGCCTCTGGCATTCTTCAGTACGAGGCGATCGATATTTATAACGTAACCAACGGCCAGCGTTTCTCTACCTACGCAATTGCTGCGGAACGTGGTTCGAAAATTATTTCCGTTAACGGCGCGGCTGCCCGCTGCGCCTGCGAAGGCGATATTTTAATTATCTGTTCTTATGTACAGATGCCGGACGAAGACGCGCGCCAGTGGCAGCCCAAAGTGGCTTATTTCGAAGGTGATAACCAGATGAAGCGCCTGGCGAAAGCGGTGCCGGTGCAGGTTGCCTGA
- a CDS encoding DUF1349 domain-containing protein → MLRFVMPQFHWINEPAIWRNENDQLTVVTDGQTDFWRETWYGFTRFSGHFWGCEVQEDFTFQARIRADFHTLYDQAGIMFMVDEQHWLKAGIEYNDGQAAIGSVLTQGGSDWATGSFNGDARDFWMRLTLRDDCLRLQYSADGLIWPLLRLCRIVKTRRYQVGVMCCTPERAGLNVNFSEISLTPPNGKALHDLS, encoded by the coding sequence ATGCTGAGGTTTGTTATGCCGCAGTTTCACTGGATTAATGAGCCAGCCATCTGGCGCAATGAAAACGATCAGCTAACCGTCGTCACCGACGGTCAAACCGATTTCTGGCGTGAGACCTGGTACGGTTTTACCCGCTTCAGCGGCCACTTTTGGGGCTGCGAGGTACAGGAGGATTTTACTTTTCAGGCGCGTATTCGTGCCGATTTCCATACGCTTTACGATCAGGCAGGTATTATGTTTATGGTTGATGAGCAGCACTGGTTAAAAGCGGGGATTGAATATAACGACGGCCAGGCGGCGATAGGCAGCGTGTTGACGCAGGGCGGCTCTGACTGGGCAACCGGCTCGTTCAACGGTGATGCGCGTGATTTCTGGATGCGCTTAACGCTGCGCGATGACTGTCTGCGGCTGCAATATTCTGCTGATGGCCTTATCTGGCCGCTGCTGCGGCTGTGCCGTATTGTTAAAACCCGGCGTTATCAGGTAGGCGTGATGTGCTGTACGCCGGAGCGTGCTGGATTAAACGTTAATTTCAGTGAAATAAGCCTGACGCCGCCAAACGGCAAAGCGTTACACGATTTAAGCTAA
- a CDS encoding sugar O-acetyltransferase codes for MTEAEKALAGLLYDANYDPALIAERGEVKYRLQIYNTTDPRDLVQREKQLKALLGKTGEQILIEQPFYCDYGRNIAVGENFYANVNLVILDCGKVTIGDNVFIAPCVGIHTAGHPLDVEQRNRGLEYARPVTIGNNVWIGAGVQILPGVTIGDNSVIGAGSVVTKSVPENVVAAGNPCRVLKTI; via the coding sequence ATGACAGAAGCAGAAAAAGCGCTGGCGGGGCTGCTTTACGATGCCAATTACGATCCGGCGCTCATCGCCGAACGTGGCGAGGTGAAGTACCGGCTGCAAATCTACAACACCACCGATCCACGTGATTTAGTGCAGCGGGAGAAACAACTTAAGGCGCTGCTGGGTAAAACCGGCGAGCAGATCCTGATTGAACAGCCTTTTTACTGCGACTACGGGCGCAATATCGCAGTCGGTGAAAACTTTTATGCCAACGTCAATCTGGTGATCCTTGACTGCGGGAAGGTCACTATCGGCGACAACGTTTTTATCGCGCCCTGCGTTGGCATTCATACCGCCGGTCATCCGCTGGACGTTGAGCAGCGTAATCGGGGGCTGGAGTATGCCCGCCCGGTTACTATCGGCAATAACGTCTGGATTGGCGCAGGCGTACAGATATTGCCAGGCGTCACGATTGGCGATAACAGCGTGATCGGCGCCGGTAGCGTGGTAACGAAAAGCGTGCCGGAAAATGTGGTGGCGGCGGGAAATCCGTGCCGGGTATTAAAAACAATTTAA
- a CDS encoding TetR/AcrR family transcriptional regulator has protein sequence MTERSWRQDPQRRERIAEAALEVIVKYGVAGTTYRKVAAEAAVPLSAVSYYFSSLNALLFAAFNQLSRHISDQFSALITRARTQQEAIDAVVTIIFGDATSSSRTLLLSYELYAFASRHPQLKPVMLEWMTRSRSALEHHFSPTAAVAIDAFIEGMMIHRSVMPVVPEQVANAIRQLASL, from the coding sequence ATGACAGAGAGAAGCTGGCGTCAGGATCCGCAGCGACGCGAACGCATCGCCGAAGCGGCTCTGGAGGTGATTGTAAAATATGGCGTTGCCGGGACAACCTATCGTAAGGTTGCGGCGGAAGCTGCCGTGCCGCTTAGCGCGGTGAGTTACTATTTCAGCAGTCTGAATGCGCTGCTTTTTGCCGCTTTTAACCAGCTTTCCCGGCATATCTCCGATCAATTCTCGGCGCTTATCACCCGTGCGCGAACGCAGCAGGAGGCGATAGACGCGGTAGTCACCATTATTTTTGGCGATGCCACTTCATCATCGCGCACTCTGTTACTGAGCTATGAACTGTACGCTTTCGCCAGCCGTCATCCGCAGCTAAAACCGGTGATGCTGGAATGGATGACGCGCAGCCGCAGCGCGCTGGAGCACCATTTTTCGCCGACGGCGGCGGTCGCCATTGATGCTTTTATTGAGGGCATGATGATCCATCGTTCAGTAATGCCGGTCGTACCTGAACAGGTGGCCAATGCCATCCGACAGCTGGCCAGCCTGTAG
- a CDS encoding ABC transporter permease, which produces MMHLYWVALKSIWAKEINRFARIWIQTLVPPVITMTLYFIIFGNLIGSRIGDMHGFSYMQFIVPGLIMMAVITNAYANVASSFFSAKFQRNIEELLVAPVPTHIVIAGYVGGGVARGICVGILVTAVSLFFVPFHVHSWLMVAVTLLLTAIMFSLAGLLNAVFARTFDDISLIPTFVLTPLTYLGGVFYSLTLLPPFWQAVSKLNPVVYMISGFRYGFLGINDVPLVFTLSVLIAFIVVFYILAWTLIQRGRGLRT; this is translated from the coding sequence ATGATGCACTTATATTGGGTTGCGCTGAAAAGCATCTGGGCCAAAGAGATTAACCGTTTTGCCCGTATCTGGATCCAGACACTGGTGCCGCCGGTCATCACCATGACGCTCTATTTTATTATTTTCGGTAATCTGATCGGCTCGCGCATTGGCGATATGCACGGCTTTAGCTATATGCAGTTTATCGTGCCCGGCTTGATTATGATGGCGGTGATCACCAATGCCTACGCTAACGTGGCTTCCTCCTTCTTTAGCGCCAAGTTTCAGCGCAACATTGAAGAGTTGCTGGTGGCACCGGTGCCGACCCATATCGTGATCGCCGGTTACGTTGGCGGCGGCGTGGCGCGCGGTATCTGCGTGGGGATCCTGGTTACGGCGGTATCGCTCTTTTTTGTGCCGTTCCACGTGCACTCCTGGCTGATGGTGGCGGTTACGCTGCTGCTGACGGCGATTATGTTTTCTCTGGCGGGCCTGCTAAACGCGGTATTTGCCCGTACCTTTGACGACATTAGTCTGATCCCGACCTTTGTTCTGACGCCGCTGACTTATCTGGGCGGGGTGTTTTATTCGCTGACGCTGCTGCCGCCATTCTGGCAGGCGGTTTCGAAGCTGAACCCGGTGGTCTATATGATCAGCGGCTTCCGTTACGGCTTTTTGGGTATTAACGACGTTCCGCTGGTGTTTACGCTCTCGGTACTGATCGCCTTTATCGTGGTGTTTTATATTCTCGCCTGGACGCTGATACAGCGCGGGCGCGGCTTACGCACCTGA